The Liolophura sinensis isolate JHLJ2023 unplaced genomic scaffold, CUHK_Ljap_v2 scaffold_15, whole genome shotgun sequence sequence TTTAGATGGCCAGGATGGTGTCCAGTTTCTCAAAGACTATCTTCAAGAAACCGCTGAAGATGAAATTCGTCACAGAGACCCCCAGTCGccatatgatttgtttgacattcTTAAAAGTGTGTTTGGTCGCCGCGCTTCAAGGCCACAGCAGATGAGGGAGTTTTATAACAGAACTCAGTTGGCAACAGAGACAATTACTCAGTACTCTCATGCACTTGTGTCAATGATGGAAAAAATGGACCTTGACTCAACCGAAAGTGAAGAACGGCTTAAGGAACAGTTTGTGGAGGGTATCAGAAACCAGGCCGTTCAGAGATTCTTAAAGCGACGTACACGCGATAATCGTCATCTTGGGTTCTTGGAACTGAGGCAACTTGCTTTGGAGGAATGTGAAGAATCACAGACTGGTAAAGTGCATATTAAGGAAGTGTCTGCTGAACAGGACTCGGTAAAAGTTGATGAAACCCCCACATGGGGAAGAGAGTTAATTGATTTGACcaaacaaatgttgaaaatcCATGCTAATATGTTTCAGTCGCAAACCCAAAACGGTACCAAGTGGCCATGTTAATCAACCATTGAATGCTGCTGTTAGTAATGATACACAgaattatgcatgtttttactgTCACAAAGTAGGTCACTTTAAGGCTGATTGTCGTAAACGGAAGCGTGATTTAGAAAGGCGTGCAGCTAAAAGTAATGGTAACCCTGAAAGTGGTGCAACTCAGCATTCATTGTCTGGTTCACAAAGCTTATGACGCCACATAGTAGGCACCTGTCCTGAAGTTGATGCAGTTATTGGTGGACAGCGCGTGTCTTGTTTGGTTGACACAGGTTCACAAGTAACCACAGTAACAGAAGGTTTCTATGACAAATATCTGAGTAACCAACCCATTGaccatttgttaaatttaaagctTACAGCTGCAAACGGTATTGACTTGCCATATATAGGGTATATGGTCACAAGTGTGAAAATTTGTGAGACAGTTGTAAATGACGTTGGTGTACTGGTACTTAAAGATAAACCTGGGTCTGattctgttaatgttaaaaGACCAGGCATAATTGGTATGAATGTTTTGTGCCATGTTCCTGCATTTCAGAATATTCCAGTGCAGTCAGTCTCCGCTGAGCAGCCAAAAGTGCACAAATCTAAAATTGTTCGAACACCAGATAATCAGGAAGTATTAATCCCTGCATGTTCTATCGCGCGGATTAAATGTAATGGCGTTCCGCCAAGACAGTTCACTCTTATTGAACCGTTAAATCAAGCTCCTGCAGGAGGCAAGTTAATGGTAGCTCCTACATTATCTAATGGACATGTTGAACTCTTAAATGTGACTGATGTGGACATTTGGTTACCACCTAGAACAATGTTGGGTAGAACACAGGACTGTGAGGTGGCAGAAGTAGTCAACTTGTCAGCCGGTGTTGATGAAATTGTGGTGGAGACAGCTGTTGACTGCAGTCCCAGTGGTGTTACCCCAGACCTGTCTGACTTTGATGGAACGCCTGAAGAGCTCAGTAAGGCATACCAGTTATTTGAAGACTATAAGGATGTGTTTTCTCCAGGACTAGGCATGACGCAAACTATAAAGCACCGCATTCACACTACCGATGAAATTCCGGTAAATGTGCCTTATAGGAGAATACCACCTCATCAGGTTGCAGAGGTTAAGTCTCACTTGCAGGATCTTCTCAATCAGGGAATAATACGACATAGCACATCCAGGTATGGAGCTCCCCCGGTATTAGTCAAAAAGAAGAGTGGGAAATTGCGTCTATGTATTGATTACCGGCGGCTCAACAGCAAGACCGTTCGAGATGTTTATCCCATCCCAAGAATGGAAGAATCGTTGGATGTTATGTGTGGTGCCCGATATTTTTCGACCATGGACTTAAGATCGGCATACAACCAGATCAAGGTTGAAGAAAGTGACCGTCATAAGACAGCATTTGTCACACCATTTGGACATTACGAGTACAACCGTATGCCATTCGGGCTTGTAAATGCGCCATTTTCGTTCCAACGTTTGATGACGCATGTGTTTCATGGGGACT is a genomic window containing:
- the LOC135481303 gene encoding uncharacterized protein LOC135481303, producing the protein MADLTLVSEVGLGRKKTNKGKVKFSKSKAEIRENQGRGKDRTVPMANTETDEVRELRREMEQLRVTLAAAVKESGATQTALPETRLVLPPPVKLPIYSGKEDPASWIERAKRTLSTQHLDGQDGVQFLKDYLQETAEDEIRHRDPQSPYDLFDILKSVFGRRASRPQQMREFYNRTQLATETITQYSHALVSMMEKMDLDSTESEERLKEQFVEGIRNQAVQRFLKRRTRDNRHLGFLELRQLALEECEESQTGKVHIKEVSAEQDSVKVDETPTWGRELIDLTKQMLKIHANMFQSQTQNGTKWPC